From the genome of Leptolyngbya sp. CCY15150, one region includes:
- a CDS encoding acyl-CoA dehydrogenase family protein — translation MNLTETCQRSTDPRAIALTSASSTGIHSMTHTKTWQSEPYWGLGFDFDPQWHLTPAQQALQEQLIELCATTLRPNAIESDRGLIYPRKNFEALAQLGLLGLLVPQEWGGLGESHTCAAMVVETIARYGCPSTAMCYVMHLGATAAALFRAADNLELQSVLQRLDRDVFIGTLSYSDPETGSHFWYPVSSRAERTQDGWSVFKKASWTTSAGFADWYIVQTSSPDFNGDYSDLSCFLIYSNEVQAEPQKWDALGLRGNQSGTLLVDGVTVPSDRMVGPKGDGAYSNDEIVDPFFLLCSSCCWNGIALGAIDIAKRHTTRKKHVDVGMRVADYPTIQDYVGEAIMDTNAARSFSFSMAKLMDELTNNCDWSVHNQDPSALPRSVYLHWYWQIKFIAAKNVAHVCDKMLHACGGTGFKKDLEIERYLRDGKAGWVMGPTNEVLRQFVGKMALLGFESLDYWNQTVNQRVLHNEIKKLDADGKRQLAAQLLAEVEGASSPKVPVLQ, via the coding sequence ATGAACCTAACTGAAACATGTCAGCGTTCAACCGATCCGAGAGCGATCGCCCTGACCTCCGCATCCTCCACCGGGATTCACAGCATGACCCACACAAAGACTTGGCAATCGGAACCCTATTGGGGACTTGGGTTTGATTTTGACCCTCAATGGCACCTGACGCCTGCACAGCAAGCCTTGCAGGAGCAACTGATTGAACTCTGTGCGACGACCCTACGTCCGAATGCGATCGAGTCTGATCGTGGCTTAATCTATCCACGCAAAAACTTTGAAGCTCTAGCCCAACTGGGTCTCCTGGGGTTACTCGTGCCCCAGGAGTGGGGAGGTCTGGGCGAAAGCCATACCTGTGCCGCGATGGTTGTAGAAACCATTGCCCGTTACGGCTGCCCGAGTACGGCGATGTGCTACGTGATGCATTTGGGAGCAACAGCCGCTGCACTATTCCGCGCAGCAGATAATCTGGAACTTCAGTCTGTTCTGCAACGGCTGGATCGAGATGTCTTCATTGGAACTTTATCTTACTCTGATCCAGAAACAGGATCCCATTTTTGGTATCCGGTGTCGTCCCGTGCCGAGCGCACTCAGGATGGATGGTCGGTCTTCAAAAAAGCTTCCTGGACAACCTCAGCAGGTTTTGCTGATTGGTACATTGTGCAAACGAGCAGCCCAGATTTTAATGGCGATTATTCTGATTTATCTTGCTTCCTGATCTACAGCAACGAAGTACAGGCAGAGCCTCAAAAATGGGATGCCCTTGGTCTGCGCGGCAACCAGTCAGGAACGCTGTTGGTCGATGGCGTAACGGTACCTAGCGATCGCATGGTTGGCCCTAAGGGAGATGGGGCCTATTCCAACGATGAAATTGTCGATCCCTTTTTCCTGCTTTGTTCATCCTGCTGCTGGAACGGTATTGCTCTAGGTGCAATTGACATTGCCAAACGTCATACAACCCGTAAAAAGCATGTGGATGTAGGTATGCGCGTGGCAGATTACCCTACTATTCAGGACTATGTAGGGGAGGCAATTATGGATACGAATGCTGCTCGTTCGTTTTCGTTTTCCATGGCTAAACTGATGGACGAGTTGACGAACAACTGTGACTGGTCAGTTCATAACCAGGATCCAAGTGCATTACCCAGGTCGGTTTATCTACATTGGTATTGGCAGATCAAGTTTATTGCAGCTAAAAACGTAGCCCATGTATGCGATAAAATGCTGCACGCTTGCGGTGGTACAGGATTTAAGAAAGATTTAGAGATTGAGCGATATTTGCGTGATGGAAAAGCTGGTTGGGTGATGGGCCCCACCAATGAAGTCCTCCGTCAGTTTGTGGGTAAGATGGCACTGCTGGGCTTTGAGTCCCTTGATTACTGGAATCAGACGGTGAATCAGCGCGTCTTGCATAATGAGATTAAAAAGCTGGATGCTGATGGTAAGCGTCAACTAGCAGCACAACTGTTAGCAGAAGTAGAAGGAGCATCATCCCCTAAGGTTCCTGTTCTACAATAA
- a CDS encoding ShlB/FhaC/HecB family hemolysin secretion/activation protein, with protein MPTSVLAAEMLDRADQDRSDQWSVLQERSLVIGSDRLVAQGSTPDLPPPQDLVPEQPSFTPIPDLSPELPSPVDLNIPEVDVIEPDAIPSDTFVVQSFQFLGNTQFTDAELAALLENYTGQVLSYLDLIEVTQAITRFYVEQGYITSSAVIRSDRLADGIAVVQVVEGQVDEIVVTGTERLRPSYVRSRLAQGTTAPLNQERLLDALQRLQNNPLIDSFDARLVPSVTPGATTLTIDVNEADSFSLDVVSANDRSPSVGSFRRGAVLTEANLLGGGDRLSVGYSNTDGSDVIDLSYGVPINAQGGELSLRFGTTSNRIIEPPFNELDIESSSQSYDLSLRQPLWQSARQEFAVGLALSHYRSRSLLDDSGIALSPGSDSTGRLRISALRFSQEWTSRSPRSVLALRSQVNLGVDLFDASRNDTEPDSQFFSWQGQAQWVQLLAPDTLLYLRGEMQLADQPLVPVEQFSLGGFNTVRGYRQDAVIADNGALAAAELRLPVLRVPEWQAVLQLCPFIEAGWVWNQGDRSLEQSSLASIGLGLQWQQPNFTLRVDWATPLTTVQSSERTWQENGFLFSITAQPF; from the coding sequence ATGCCTACCAGCGTCCTTGCTGCTGAAATGCTGGATCGAGCGGATCAGGATCGATCAGATCAATGGTCGGTTTTACAGGAGCGATCGCTGGTGATTGGGTCTGATCGATTAGTCGCTCAAGGTTCAACCCCTGATCTACCGCCACCTCAAGATTTGGTGCCGGAGCAGCCATCGTTTACCCCTATTCCTGATCTCTCGCCGGAGCTGCCAAGTCCCGTGGATCTGAATATTCCGGAGGTAGATGTTATCGAGCCAGACGCCATACCGTCAGACACATTTGTGGTACAGTCATTTCAGTTTTTGGGCAATACACAATTTACCGATGCAGAATTAGCTGCTCTTCTAGAAAACTATACTGGGCAAGTTCTCAGTTATCTTGACCTGATCGAGGTGACCCAAGCGATTACTCGGTTCTATGTTGAGCAGGGCTATATTACCTCCAGTGCTGTGATTCGCTCCGATCGGTTGGCTGACGGGATAGCGGTCGTACAAGTTGTGGAGGGACAGGTTGATGAGATTGTAGTGACTGGAACTGAGCGGCTACGACCCAGCTATGTGCGATCGCGTTTGGCACAAGGAACGACGGCACCCCTGAATCAGGAACGACTTTTAGATGCACTACAACGACTGCAAAATAATCCCTTAATTGACTCCTTTGATGCCAGGCTGGTGCCCAGCGTAACGCCAGGAGCCACCACCCTAACGATTGATGTGAACGAGGCCGATTCATTTAGCCTTGACGTGGTGAGCGCCAACGATCGCTCTCCCAGTGTCGGTAGTTTCCGGCGGGGCGCGGTGTTGACGGAGGCCAATCTCTTGGGCGGGGGCGATCGCCTCTCGGTGGGCTACAGCAATACAGACGGTAGCGACGTGATCGACTTATCCTACGGGGTACCGATCAATGCCCAGGGAGGTGAACTTTCGCTGCGATTTGGCACGACATCGAATCGCATTATTGAACCGCCGTTTAATGAGTTAGATATCGAGTCCTCATCTCAGTCCTATGATCTCAGTCTACGGCAGCCGCTGTGGCAGTCAGCGCGTCAGGAATTTGCAGTGGGTTTGGCGCTGTCTCACTATCGCAGTCGCAGCTTATTAGACGATAGCGGCATTGCCCTATCACCAGGCAGTGACAGTACTGGACGTCTTCGCATATCTGCCCTACGGTTTTCCCAAGAATGGACGTCTCGCAGTCCTCGCAGTGTGTTGGCCTTGCGATCGCAAGTTAATCTAGGTGTTGATCTCTTCGATGCGAGCCGCAATGATACGGAACCAGACAGTCAGTTTTTCAGTTGGCAGGGGCAGGCGCAGTGGGTACAGCTCTTAGCGCCGGATACATTACTCTATTTGCGTGGAGAGATGCAGCTTGCGGATCAGCCCCTTGTACCTGTAGAACAGTTTAGCCTGGGTGGATTTAACACGGTGCGAGGCTACCGTCAGGATGCAGTGATTGCAGATAATGGTGCTTTAGCGGCGGCAGAATTACGGCTGCCGGTGCTGCGGGTGCCGGAATGGCAGGCGGTGCTGCAGCTTTGTCCATTTATCGAGGCTGGGTGGGTGTGGAATCAGGGCGATCGCTCCCTAGAACAGTCATCTTTAGCCTCTATTGGGCTGGGTTTGCAGTGGCAGCAGCCCAATTTTACCCTACGTGTCGATTGGGCAACCCCTTTAACCACAGTGCAGTCGTCAGAACGTACCTGGCAGGAAAACGGGTTCTTGTTTTCTATCACTGCACAGCCTTTTTAA
- a CDS encoding transporter substrate-binding domain-containing protein: MGLSTLKQGTLAIAASDFDARPMTYVDGEQRLGYEPDLARLVCDRLGLTPVWTNLPMEDFYPEMQAGHFDVVWFNQANTPERQAWVDFSRPYGLFDEAVLVKSDRAIASPADLVGLKVGGLADSTNIALAATFPDVILVPFPGSDQVLPEMLAALRAGEIDALIDDELVLVVAAEDDPTLKIAFSLPTQARFSIGVRKGNLELRDAIDQVLEDLIADGTLSHLWNTWIPWKPFPF; this comes from the coding sequence ATGGGATTATCGACCTTAAAACAAGGCACATTAGCGATCGCTGCCAGTGACTTTGATGCTCGGCCAATGACCTACGTAGACGGGGAGCAGCGCTTGGGCTATGAGCCCGACTTAGCCCGCTTGGTGTGCGATCGCTTGGGATTGACCCCTGTATGGACGAATCTACCCATGGAAGATTTCTATCCAGAAATGCAGGCGGGACACTTTGATGTGGTGTGGTTCAACCAAGCCAATACGCCAGAACGCCAAGCCTGGGTAGACTTTAGCCGTCCCTATGGGCTTTTTGATGAAGCGGTGTTGGTGAAAAGCGATCGGGCGATCGCGTCGCCGGCCGATCTGGTGGGTCTTAAGGTTGGCGGTCTGGCAGATAGTACCAATATTGCCCTAGCCGCTACGTTTCCAGATGTGATCTTGGTACCGTTTCCCGGCAGCGATCAGGTGTTGCCTGAGATGCTGGCTGCCCTGCGGGCAGGGGAGATTGATGCCTTAATTGATGATGAACTGGTGCTGGTGGTAGCGGCGGAAGACGACCCGACCCTCAAGATAGCCTTCAGTCTGCCCACCCAGGCACGCTTTTCCATTGGGGTGCGGAAAGGTAATCTGGAGCTGCGGGATGCGATTGATCAGGTTCTAGAGGATCTGATAGCCGACGGTACCCTATCGCACTTGTGGAATACCTGGATTCCCTGGAAGCCCTTTCCCTTCTAG
- a CDS encoding Calvin cycle protein CP12, translating to MVYTATLTTPTSATQSTLARRLQAALEHARRLTDMYGSSHKDVAIAWETVEELTTAHYRQTDNRPTAFSLYCAANPHAPECRIYED from the coding sequence ATGGTTTACACAGCCACTCTGACTACCCCTACCTCTGCCACCCAATCAACGCTAGCTAGACGGTTGCAGGCTGCCTTAGAACATGCCCGTCGCCTGACCGATATGTACGGCAGTAGCCACAAGGATGTAGCGATCGCCTGGGAAACCGTCGAAGAACTAACGACGGCCCACTATCGTCAGACAGACAATCGGCCGACCGCCTTTAGTTTGTACTGTGCTGCCAATCCCCACGCTCCCGAGTGCCGCATCTACGAAGATTAG
- a CDS encoding DUF4336 domain-containing protein, translating to MQEHDGHVSPTNTSDWTWPFWPIVPIYPYGQRRTLRQEVVPDWIWTFDQCQGILYVIVPIRMTVVRLEAGGLLVYAPIAPTRECMRLLRDLEARYGQVQHIILPTVSGIEHKVFVGPFARQCPEAQVWIAPDQWSFPVNLPLSWLGLPRQRTRALPMSGNTPFAQEFDYAILGPINLGLGPFEEVALFHRRSRTLLVTDCVVSVPEQPPAIIQQDPYPLLFHAKDHGGEIVEDQMRSRLKGWKRIVLFAFYFRPSALEVVGTLQSIQDAFKASDRSRKAYFGWYPFRWQDTWEASFETLRANGQLFVAPILQTLILNRAPVETLNWVERVARWDFQRIIPCHLDAPIQATPEQFRQAFAFLNPYGDLGRLPMDDLDFLQQIERSLSQRGITPPARLNRP from the coding sequence ATGCAGGAGCATGACGGTCACGTTTCCCCAACGAACACCAGCGATTGGACTTGGCCCTTTTGGCCCATTGTGCCGATCTATCCCTATGGGCAGCGACGTACTCTGCGCCAAGAGGTGGTGCCAGACTGGATTTGGACGTTTGACCAATGCCAAGGCATCCTTTACGTGATTGTGCCAATTCGCATGACCGTGGTGCGGTTAGAAGCTGGGGGCTTGTTAGTGTATGCGCCCATTGCCCCCACTCGGGAATGTATGCGACTGCTGCGAGACCTAGAAGCCCGGTATGGCCAGGTGCAGCATATTATCTTACCAACTGTGTCGGGTATTGAGCATAAGGTTTTTGTGGGCCCCTTTGCCCGCCAGTGTCCTGAAGCGCAGGTTTGGATCGCGCCCGACCAATGGAGTTTTCCGGTCAACTTGCCCCTAAGCTGGCTCGGACTGCCGCGTCAACGCACCCGTGCATTACCCATGTCGGGAAATACGCCCTTTGCCCAAGAGTTTGACTACGCCATCCTTGGGCCCATTAATCTTGGTCTAGGCCCCTTTGAAGAAGTTGCCCTATTCCACCGGCGATCGCGCACCCTTTTGGTGACCGATTGTGTTGTATCAGTTCCAGAGCAGCCCCCAGCGATTATCCAGCAGGATCCTTACCCATTATTATTTCATGCCAAAGATCACGGCGGCGAGATTGTAGAAGACCAGATGCGATCGCGTCTAAAGGGCTGGAAACGCATTGTCCTCTTTGCCTTTTATTTCCGCCCTAGTGCTCTAGAGGTGGTCGGCACGCTACAGTCTATTCAGGATGCGTTCAAGGCCAGCGATCGCTCCCGTAAAGCCTACTTTGGCTGGTATCCCTTCCGCTGGCAAGACACCTGGGAAGCCTCCTTTGAGACCCTACGGGCCAATGGACAACTGTTTGTTGCACCCATTTTACAAACCCTGATTCTTAACCGGGCTCCCGTAGAAACCCTGAATTGGGTTGAGCGGGTTGCCCGATGGGACTTTCAGCGGATCATTCCCTGCCATCTCGATGCTCCCATCCAGGCAACTCCTGAACAATTCCGCCAAGCCTTTGCCTTTTTGAACCCCTACGGTGATCTGGGCAGACTGCCCATGGATGACCTAGATTTTCTACAGCAAATTGAACGCAGCCTCAGTCAACGGGGCATTACTCCGCCCGCTCGTCTGAACCGACCTTAG
- a CDS encoding aspartyl/asparaginyl beta-hydroxylase domain-containing protein, whose translation MVPDYSLVGESVFFRNDQFPWANDLEANWSVIRQEFEQVFQHVNALPNFQDIMPRQKRISADDGWKTYYFYAFGFKATKNCDRCPETWKLLKDIPGLKVAFFSILSPGKQIPEHCGKHKGLIRYHLGLMVPEPKEQCRIQVGGQMRHWEEGKSLIFDDTYPHAVWNDTDGYRAVLFLDIERPFRFPLSWLNWTVSQILSFSPLAKEAKANYQRWEKEFEALETNPKG comes from the coding sequence ATGGTGCCAGACTATTCCCTCGTGGGGGAGTCGGTTTTTTTCAGGAACGATCAGTTTCCTTGGGCCAATGATCTAGAAGCTAACTGGTCGGTGATTCGCCAAGAATTTGAGCAAGTCTTTCAGCATGTCAATGCTCTGCCCAACTTTCAAGACATCATGCCGCGCCAAAAGCGCATCAGTGCTGATGATGGTTGGAAAACCTACTATTTTTACGCGTTTGGGTTTAAGGCAACCAAAAACTGCGATCGCTGCCCCGAAACCTGGAAGCTACTCAAGGATATTCCGGGCCTGAAGGTAGCATTTTTCTCCATTTTGAGTCCGGGCAAGCAGATTCCGGAGCATTGCGGTAAGCACAAGGGGTTAATTCGCTACCACCTCGGCTTGATGGTTCCAGAACCCAAGGAGCAATGCCGCATTCAGGTTGGCGGGCAGATGCGCCACTGGGAGGAGGGCAAGAGTCTCATTTTTGACGACACCTATCCCCATGCCGTGTGGAACGATACCGATGGCTACCGGGCCGTGCTGTTTTTAGATATCGAGCGTCCCTTCCGCTTTCCGTTATCGTGGCTGAACTGGACGGTGTCCCAAATCCTCTCCTTTTCGCCCTTAGCGAAGGAGGCGAAGGCCAACTATCAGCGTTGGGAGAAGGAGTTTGAGGCGTTAGAGACCAACCCGAAAGGGTAG
- a CDS encoding MBL fold metallo-hydrolase has product MPTPAPMNDTWFTTKQVTDGLYLITEHHYYWWNRANLWLIKGRDQDLLIDTGLGVASLRHYLAGLLDKPLLAIASHIHFDHAGGIYEFEHRAIHSAEAEALRSGDDHEALCTPELGWVLPDHFEQPPYPGFTVQDYTLRSAEPTQILHEGDVLDLGDRAFEVMHLPGHSHGCIALYDSQAQELFSGDVIYDGELLDELHCSHIPSYIATYERLQNLPVETVYPGHYAIVGRSRYQEILGDYLDARRQPGCPSEVGLPQGHHSA; this is encoded by the coding sequence ATGCCTACCCCTGCTCCCATGAATGACACCTGGTTCACCACCAAGCAGGTGACCGATGGGCTGTATTTGATCACAGAGCATCACTATTATTGGTGGAATCGAGCTAATCTCTGGCTGATTAAGGGACGGGATCAGGATCTCTTAATTGATACCGGTTTAGGCGTGGCTAGTCTGCGCCATTATTTAGCCGGCCTGTTAGATAAACCTCTGTTGGCGATCGCCTCCCACATCCACTTTGACCATGCCGGTGGAATCTATGAATTTGAGCATCGGGCCATCCACAGTGCAGAAGCCGAGGCACTGCGATCGGGCGACGACCACGAAGCGCTCTGCACACCTGAACTAGGCTGGGTCTTGCCCGACCATTTTGAGCAACCACCCTATCCGGGCTTCACGGTGCAGGACTACACCCTGCGATCGGCGGAACCGACCCAGATTTTGCACGAGGGAGACGTGTTGGACTTGGGCGATCGCGCCTTTGAAGTCATGCACCTTCCTGGTCATTCCCATGGCTGCATTGCTCTGTATGACTCCCAGGCGCAGGAGCTCTTCTCCGGCGATGTGATCTACGACGGCGAACTCTTGGATGAACTGCACTGTAGCCATATTCCTAGCTACATCGCCACCTACGAACGGCTGCAGAACCTGCCCGTCGAGACGGTTTATCCCGGCCACTATGCCATTGTGGGGCGATCGCGCTACCAGGAAATTCTGGGTGATTATTTAGACGCTCGCCGTCAACCCGGTTGCCCATCGGAGGTCGGGCTGCCCCAGGGTCACCATTCTGCTTGA
- a CDS encoding PqqD family protein, protein MASTPPVRAELNDTWLCPDLSLHWVLLQDPDGQSVWLRGKQVAVRHTMTAAEGYALRYFVGRFTIRLVQQMCRQEFSDLPDGFIADLLHKLVDLGIISVGDSAEEPSSAEDAETVAPLRPTTGPRLKESVHWIQTNDGHWILRNPEDVTFVQLNDVGKQIVEHLETEAPVAIASRYGVSIEEMRSLLQQLVLTEGSTQMSVDPLARGQSGGSKAG, encoded by the coding sequence ATGGCATCTACCCCGCCTGTCCGCGCTGAACTGAATGATACCTGGCTCTGTCCAGATCTCAGCCTACACTGGGTACTGCTGCAAGACCCAGATGGGCAGAGCGTTTGGCTGCGGGGCAAGCAGGTGGCGGTACGTCATACCATGACGGCGGCGGAAGGATATGCTTTGCGGTACTTTGTGGGACGGTTTACGATCCGGCTTGTGCAGCAGATGTGTCGGCAGGAGTTTTCAGACCTGCCCGATGGCTTCATAGCTGATCTGTTGCATAAGCTGGTTGACTTGGGCATTATCAGCGTCGGTGATTCTGCGGAAGAGCCGTCTTCGGCTGAGGATGCGGAGACTGTAGCCCCCCTCCGTCCCACAACGGGGCCGCGCCTTAAAGAGTCTGTACATTGGATTCAAACAAATGACGGACACTGGATTTTACGGAACCCAGAGGACGTGACCTTTGTGCAGCTTAATGATGTGGGTAAGCAGATTGTGGAGCATCTGGAAACAGAAGCTCCGGTGGCGATCGCTTCCCGGTATGGCGTATCTATTGAAGAGATGCGATCGCTCCTCCAGCAATTGGTGCTGACGGAGGGCAGTACCCAGATGTCTGTAGATCCCTTGGCAAGGGGGCAAAGCGGGGGATCGAAGGCAGGATGA